One Polynucleobacter sp. SHI8 genomic window, CACAAAAACATCATCAGCCTGCATTTTGAAAGGTGAATAGACGACTTCTGGGGCTTTTTGATGGCTACAAAGCAAGATTTTGTTTTGAGAGTCTTCAATCACCCCCGAGGAATTTGCTAAATGCAAAAAACGATACTTACTTTGCTCTTCTTGATGGGTGGCAACGAAAGTACCGCTTCCTTGCCTTCGAATCAACAATTGTTGCTGTACGAGTTCATCAAGAGCCTTGCGAATGGTTCCTTGACTAACTTGATACAAGGATGCTAACTCAAACTCACTAGGTATCAACTCCCCTGCTTTCCATACTCCCTGCTCAAGAGCAATCAATATTTTGAGTTTTATTTGTGCATAAAGTGGCAAATCAAGATGTTTTTCTGATGAATTGTCATGTTTAGTTTCCATAATAGATATCATATATGCACTGTGAGATAAAAAAATGAAACATTTTTTGTCAAATAGCCTTTATTTTTAATCATTTTGGAGCTAGTTATGTCAAAAGCACCCCTGCGCGTAGCAGTCACCGGAGCGGCCGGTCAAATTGGATACTCTCTTTTATTCCGTATTGCAAATGGCGATATGTTAGGAAAAGATCAACCAGTTATTTTGCAATTATTAGAAATTCCTGACGAAAAAGCCCAAAATGCTTTAAAAGGCGTCATGATGGAACTCGATGATTGTGCTTTTCCATTGTTGCAAGGTATGACTGCGCATGGCGATCCAATGACGGCATTTAAAGATATTGATTATGCTGTTCTCGTTGGTGCTCGTCCCCGTGGTCCTGGTATGGAAAGAAAAGATTTACTTTCCGCCAATGCCCAGATTTTCACTGCACAAGGTAAAGCTTTAAATGCGGTGGCAAAAAGAACGGTTAAAACTTTAGTCGTAGGTAATCCTGCAAACACCAATGCCTACATTGCAATGAAGTCTGCTCCTGACCTACCAGCGAAAAACTTTACTGCCATGTTGCGCTTAGATCACA contains:
- a CDS encoding GntR family transcriptional regulator, encoding METKHDNSSEKHLDLPLYAQIKLKILIALEQGVWKAGELIPSEFELASLYQVSQGTIRKALDELVQQQLLIRRQGSGTFVATHQEEQSKYRFLHLANSSGVIEDSQNKILLCSHQKAPEVVYSPFKMQADDVFVHIRRLMSFNDKPIVFEDIWLPCPLFGDLTLELLESWTGSMYGLFESHFGVHMTHANERIRAVLPSNLASEYLKIEPFVPVLDIFRVAYTYGDKPVEVRQAQYITTEHHYFNQIS